The Macaca thibetana thibetana isolate TM-01 chromosome 19, ASM2454274v1, whole genome shotgun sequence genome has a segment encoding these proteins:
- the LOC126941795 gene encoding putative pregnancy-specific beta-1-glycoprotein 7: MGPLSAPRCTLHITWKELLLTVLLLIFWNPPTTAQVTIEAQPTKVSEGKDVLLLVQNLPENLTGYVWFKGQIMDFHQFITAYTIDTETIIFGPAYSGRETVYSNASLLIQNVTQKEPMNVKYGTELVASAVTSHPGCPLYLCFLCGPGHQLKSKLPETRHLSLSQVHLQTFYFWTPEWDMTPCPGKPG, from the exons ATGGGGCCCCTCTCAGCCCCTCGCTGTACACTGCACATTACCTGGAAGGAGCTCCTGCTCACAG TATTACTTTTAATCTTCTGGAACCCGCCCACCACTGCCCAAGTCACGATTGAAGCCCAGCCAACCAAAGTTTCCGAGGGGAAGGATGTTCTTCTACTTGTCCAGAATTTGCCTGAGAATCTTACTGGCTACGTCTGGTTCAAAGGGCAAATAATGGACTTCCACCAATTCATTACAGCGTATACAATAGACACTGAAACAATTATATTTGGGCCTGCATACAGTGGACGAGAAACAGTATATTCCAATGCATCCCTGCTGATCCAGAATGTCACCCAGA AGGAACCTATGAATGTGAAATATGGGACCGAGTTGGTAGCATCTGCAGTGACCAGTCACCCTGGATGTCCTCTGTATCTTTGTTTCCTCTGTGGGCCAGGCCACCAGCTTAAATCCAAACTACCAGAGACCAGACATCTCAGTCTGTCTCAGGTCCACTTACAGACATTTTATTTCTGGACACCCGAGTGGGACATGACTCCCTGCCCTGGAAAACCTGGGTAG